One window from the genome of Pseudomonas fluorescens encodes:
- the def gene encoding peptide deformylase, producing the protein MAILNILEFPDPRLRTIAKPVAVVDDEVRQLVDDMFETMYEAPGIGLAATQVNVHKRIVVMDLSEDRSEPRVFINPEFETLTDEMDQYQEGCLSVPGFYENVDRPQKVKIKALDRDGQPYELIAEGLLAVCIQHECDHLNGKLFVDYLSTLKRDRIKKKLEKLHRQNA; encoded by the coding sequence ATGGCCATTTTGAACATTCTCGAATTTCCGGACCCGCGCCTGCGCACGATCGCCAAACCGGTGGCCGTAGTGGACGACGAAGTGCGTCAGTTGGTCGATGACATGTTTGAAACAATGTATGAGGCGCCAGGCATCGGCCTCGCCGCGACCCAGGTCAACGTGCACAAGCGTATCGTCGTGATGGACCTTTCCGAAGACCGCAGCGAGCCGCGGGTGTTCATCAACCCCGAGTTCGAAACCCTGACCGACGAGATGGACCAGTATCAGGAAGGCTGCCTTTCGGTGCCAGGCTTCTATGAAAACGTCGACCGTCCGCAGAAGGTCAAGATCAAGGCCCTGGACCGTGACGGCCAGCCGTATGAACTGATCGCCGAAGGCTTGCTGGCGGTGTGCATCCAGCACGAGTGCGACCACCTCAACGGCAAGCTGTTCGTGGATTACCTGTCTACCCTCAAGCGTGACCGGATCAAGAAAAAACTGGAAAAACTCCATCGCCAGAATGCTTGA
- the fmt gene encoding methionyl-tRNA formyltransferase — protein sequence MTEPLRIVFAGTPEFAAEHLKALLASPHDIVAVYTQPDRPAGRGQKLMPSPVKQLALEHGILVLQPPTLRDAQAQAELAALQPDLMVVVAYGLILPQVVLDIPRLGCINSHASLLPRWRGAAPIQRAVEAGDAESGVTVMRMEAGLDTGPMLLKVSTPISADDTGGSLHDRLALIGPPAVVEAIAGLAAGTLEGEVQDDSLATYAHKLNKDEARIDWSRPAIELERLVRAFNPWPICHSTLNGEALKVLAANYAEGKGAPGEILSASKDGLVVACGEQALCLTRLQLPGGKALNFSDLFNSRREKFAVGTVLGQATDAS from the coding sequence ATGACTGAGCCCCTGCGCATCGTCTTTGCCGGCACTCCCGAATTTGCCGCCGAACACCTCAAGGCCCTGCTGGCCAGCCCCCACGACATCGTCGCGGTCTACACCCAGCCGGACCGGCCGGCCGGTCGCGGGCAAAAACTGATGCCCAGCCCGGTCAAGCAGCTTGCCCTGGAACACGGCATCCTGGTGTTGCAGCCGCCGACCCTGCGCGACGCGCAGGCCCAGGCCGAACTGGCCGCGCTGCAGCCGGACTTGATGGTGGTGGTCGCCTACGGCCTGATCCTGCCCCAAGTGGTGCTGGATATCCCGCGCCTGGGCTGCATCAACAGTCACGCCTCGCTGCTGCCGCGCTGGCGCGGTGCCGCGCCGATCCAGCGTGCGGTGGAAGCCGGCGATGCCGAGAGCGGCGTGACGGTGATGCGCATGGAAGCCGGCCTGGACACCGGGCCGATGCTGCTCAAGGTCAGCACCCCCATCAGCGCCGACGACACCGGTGGCAGCCTGCACGACCGCCTCGCGCTCATCGGCCCGCCCGCCGTGGTCGAGGCCATTGCCGGCCTGGCTGCCGGCACGCTGGAAGGTGAAGTGCAGGATGACAGCCTCGCCACCTACGCGCACAAATTGAACAAGGACGAAGCCCGTATCGACTGGAGCCGCCCAGCCATCGAGCTGGAGCGCCTGGTGCGGGCCTTCAACCCGTGGCCGATCTGCCACAGCACCTTGAACGGCGAAGCCCTGAAAGTGCTGGCGGCCAATTACGCCGAAGGGAAGGGCGCACCGGGTGAAATCCTCAGCGCCAGCAAGGACGGTCTCGTCGTTGCCTGCGGTGAGCAGGCGCTGTGCCTGACGCGCCTGCAACTGCCCGGTGGCAAGGCGCTGAACTTCAGCGACCTGTTCAACAGCCGCCGTGAGAAATTTGCCGTCGGCACCGTCCTCGGCCAAGCGACGGACGCCTCATGA
- the trkA gene encoding Trk system potassium transporter TrkA — MKIIILGAGQVGGSLAEHLASEANDITVVDTDGERLRDLGDRLDIRTVQGRGSLPTVLRQAGADDADMLVAVTNSDETNMVACQVAHTLFHTPTKIARVREAAYLTRADLFDNEAIPVDVLISPEQVVTNYIKRLIEHPGALQVIDFAEGKAQLVAVKAYYGGPLVGQQLRQLREHMPNVETRVAAIFRRDRPILPQGDTVIEADDEVFFIAAKANIRAVMSEMRRLDENYKRIVIAGGGQIGERLAEAIESRYQVKIIEMNPARCRYLSDTLDSTVVLQGSASDRDLLLEENIADADIFLALTNDDEANIMSSLLAKRLGARKVMTIINNPAYVDLIQGGDIDIAISPQLATIGTLLAHVRRGDIVSVHSLRRGAAEAIEAIAHGDAKSSKVIGKAIRDIGLPPGTTIGAIIRDEEVLIAHDDTTIKTGDHVILFLVDKKHIRDVEKLFHVGLSFF, encoded by the coding sequence ATGAAAATCATCATCCTCGGCGCAGGGCAGGTCGGCGGTTCGCTGGCGGAACATCTGGCCAGCGAGGCCAACGACATCACCGTGGTCGACACCGACGGCGAACGCCTGCGCGACCTTGGCGATCGCCTCGACATACGCACGGTACAAGGCCGGGGCTCGTTGCCCACGGTGCTGCGCCAGGCCGGTGCCGACGATGCCGACATGCTGGTGGCCGTAACCAACAGCGACGAAACCAACATGGTCGCCTGCCAGGTCGCCCACACCCTGTTCCACACCCCGACCAAAATCGCCCGGGTGCGCGAGGCCGCCTACCTGACCCGTGCCGACCTGTTCGACAACGAAGCGATCCCGGTGGACGTGCTGATCAGCCCCGAGCAGGTGGTGACCAACTACATCAAGCGCCTGATCGAGCATCCTGGCGCCCTGCAGGTGATCGACTTCGCCGAAGGCAAGGCGCAACTGGTGGCGGTCAAGGCCTACTACGGCGGGCCGCTGGTGGGCCAGCAACTGCGCCAATTGCGCGAGCACATGCCGAATGTGGAGACCCGGGTCGCGGCGATTTTCCGCCGGGACCGGCCGATCCTGCCCCAGGGCGATACGGTGATCGAAGCCGACGACGAAGTATTTTTCATCGCCGCCAAGGCGAATATTCGCGCGGTCATGAGCGAAATGCGCCGCCTCGACGAGAACTACAAGCGCATCGTCATCGCCGGCGGCGGGCAGATCGGTGAGCGCCTGGCCGAAGCCATCGAAAGCCGCTATCAGGTCAAGATCATCGAGATGAACCCGGCCCGCTGCCGCTACCTCTCGGACACCCTCGACAGCACCGTGGTGCTGCAAGGCAGCGCCTCCGACCGCGACCTGCTGCTGGAAGAAAACATCGCCGACGCCGACATCTTCCTGGCCCTGACCAACGACGACGAAGCCAACATCATGTCGTCGCTACTGGCCAAGCGCCTGGGTGCGAGGAAAGTGATGACCATCATCAACAACCCGGCCTACGTCGACCTGATCCAGGGCGGTGACATCGACATCGCCATCAGCCCGCAACTGGCAACCATCGGCACCTTGCTCGCCCACGTGCGCCGCGGCGACATCGTCAGCGTCCACTCCCTGCGCCGCGGCGCGGCCGAAGCCATCGAAGCCATTGCCCACGGCGATGCCAAGTCCAGCAAAGTGATCGGCAAAGCCATCCGCGACATCGGCCTGCCACCCGGCACAACCATCGGCGCAATCATCCGCGACGAAGAAGTCCTGATCGCCCACGACGACACCACGATCAAGACCGGCGACCATGTCATCCTGTTCCTGGTGGACAAGAAGCACATTCGCGATGTCGAGAAGCTGTTCCATGTGGGGTTGAGTTTCTTCTGA
- a CDS encoding tetratricopeptide repeat protein encodes MLDSLEKMLAKGMDNALLRFGLGKGYLDLGEFPRAAEHFQRCVELDPKYSAAWKLLGKAHQGQGDLPAARQAWEQGLEAARAHGDKQAEKEMTVFLKKLDRHH; translated from the coding sequence ATGCTCGACTCCCTGGAAAAAATGCTAGCCAAAGGCATGGATAACGCCCTGCTGCGCTTCGGCCTGGGCAAAGGCTACCTGGACCTCGGCGAATTCCCCCGCGCCGCCGAACACTTCCAACGCTGCGTCGAACTCGACCCCAAGTATTCAGCCGCCTGGAAACTACTGGGCAAGGCCCACCAAGGCCAAGGCGACCTACCAGCCGCCCGTCAAGCCTGGGAACAAGGCCTCGAAGCTGCCCGCGCCCACGGCGACAAGCAGGCGGAAAAAGAAATGACCGTGTTCCTCAAAAAGCTGGATCGCCACCACTGA
- the rsmB gene encoding 16S rRNA (cytosine(967)-C(5))-methyltransferase RsmB, whose protein sequence is MNPRLAAAKALAAVLSGKASLNSSLPTQLDKVEDRDRGFTQDLAFGTARWQPRLSALAAKLLQKPFKAADADVEALLLVGLYQLLYTRVPAHAAIGETVGCADKLKKPWAKALLNAVLRRAQRESETLLAELEHDPVVRTAHPRWLQKSLKAFWPEQWEAICAANNAHPPMILRVNRRHHTRDAYLALLGEAGIPAIPCQYSRDGIVLETPGDVRALPGFAEGWISVQDEAAQLAADLLELAPGQRVLDACCAPGGKTCHILEAEPKLAGVVAVDLEAKRLVRVKENLERLGLDAQLIAADGRDTATWWDGKPFQRILLDAPCSATGVIRRHPDIKLTRQPDDIVALATLQGELLDALWQTLEVGGMLLYATCSTLPTENTEVIEAFLARTPGARELDIASQAGLKQPHGRQLLAQEGGHDGFYYAKLIKIAAARG, encoded by the coding sequence ATGAATCCGCGTCTGGCCGCCGCCAAGGCCCTTGCCGCGGTACTCAGCGGGAAAGCCTCGCTGAACAGTTCCCTGCCGACCCAACTGGACAAGGTGGAAGACCGTGATCGCGGTTTCACCCAGGACCTGGCGTTCGGCACCGCCCGCTGGCAGCCGCGGCTGTCGGCCCTGGCGGCCAAGCTGTTGCAGAAGCCGTTCAAGGCCGCCGATGCCGACGTCGAAGCGCTGCTGCTGGTGGGGCTCTATCAACTGCTCTACACCCGCGTCCCTGCCCACGCTGCCATCGGCGAAACCGTGGGCTGCGCCGACAAGCTGAAAAAGCCCTGGGCCAAGGCCCTGCTCAATGCCGTGTTGCGCCGTGCCCAACGGGAAAGCGAAACCCTGCTGGCCGAGCTGGAACACGACCCGGTGGTGCGCACCGCCCACCCGCGCTGGTTGCAGAAATCCCTGAAGGCCTTCTGGCCCGAACAATGGGAAGCCATCTGCGCGGCCAACAACGCCCACCCGCCGATGATCCTGCGGGTCAATCGCCGCCACCATACCCGCGATGCCTATCTGGCGTTGCTGGGCGAGGCGGGCATCCCGGCCATCCCGTGCCAGTACAGCCGCGACGGCATCGTGCTGGAAACCCCGGGTGACGTACGTGCGTTGCCGGGCTTCGCCGAAGGCTGGATCAGCGTCCAGGACGAAGCCGCGCAACTGGCCGCCGACCTGTTGGAGCTGGCGCCCGGGCAACGGGTGCTGGACGCCTGCTGCGCGCCCGGCGGCAAAACCTGTCACATCCTCGAGGCCGAGCCGAAGCTGGCCGGCGTGGTGGCGGTGGACCTGGAGGCCAAGCGCCTGGTGCGGGTCAAGGAAAACCTCGAACGGCTGGGCCTCGACGCCCAACTGATCGCCGCCGACGGCCGCGACACCGCAACCTGGTGGGACGGCAAACCGTTCCAGCGCATCCTGCTGGACGCGCCGTGCTCGGCCACCGGGGTGATCCGTCGCCACCCGGACATCAAGCTCACCCGCCAGCCGGACGACATCGTCGCGTTGGCCACGTTGCAAGGCGAACTGCTCGATGCTCTGTGGCAAACCCTCGAAGTGGGCGGCATGTTGCTCTACGCCACCTGTTCGACCTTGCCCACCGAGAACACCGAAGTGATCGAGGCCTTCCTCGCCCGCACCCCGGGCGCCCGGGAACTGGACATCGCCAGCCAGGCCGGCCTGAAGCAGCCCCATGGCCGCCAGTTGCTGGCCCAGGAAGGCGGGCACGACGGCTTCTACTACGCCAAGCTGATCAAGATCGCCGCCGCACGCGGTTAA